In Clarias gariepinus isolate MV-2021 ecotype Netherlands chromosome 1, CGAR_prim_01v2, whole genome shotgun sequence, one DNA window encodes the following:
- the LOC128521401 gene encoding uncharacterized protein LOC128521401: MSFLFVFFISLADIAAAADSSIKPDKTSVFSTEGSNTTLSCTYSGSVDYLHWYQQKPGSRPVFLLLIDKDTGRVTPAVPPLSQFSVTVDKINTKVDLNISSAAVSDSALYYCALRPTVTENTTTLYKKPNIKHEAESYFSHKMELFQHLFLHSFTLNFNHRTRTCEKISHQYRYKTDPFKHSTVMRLLAVVKHVNSVNILIEGQIVTRRHGGLLVSTVALYLQGPVSVCMEFACSPRPCELTPGTLVSPHSLKTCRLG; the protein is encoded by the exons ATGtcattcttgtttgttttttttatttctcttgctGATATTG cggCAGCAGCTGATAGCAGCATTAAGCCCGACAAAACCAGTGTCTTTTCAACTGAAGGCAGTAACACCACACTGTCCTGCACATATTCAGGATCAGTGGACTATCTCCACTGGTATCAACAAAAGCCTGGATCAAGACCTGTGTTTCTGCTGCTGATTGATAAAGACACTGGACGTGTCACACCAGCTGTCCCACCTCTTTCACAATTTTCTGTGACAGTTGATAAAATCAATACAAAAGTGGATCTGAACATCTCCTCTGCTGCGGTGTCAGACTCTGCACTGTACTACTGCGCTCTGAGGCCCACAGTGACAGAAAACACAACTACATTGTACAAAAAGCCCAATATAAAGCATGAAGCAGAGTCATACTTTTCTCACAAGATGGAGCTatttcaacatttatttcttcattcattTACTTTGAATTTCAACCATCGAACTAGGACATGTGAAAAAATTTCTCATCAATACAGGTATAAAACCGATCcattcaagcacagtacagtgatgagactcttagctgtagtaaaacatgtgaatagtgtaaacattttaattgaagGACAGATTGTGACACGGCGGCATGGTGGtctattggttagcactgttgccttgtacctccagggtcccgtttctgtgtgcatggagtttgcatgttctccccgtcctTGTGAGTTaactccgggtactctggtttccccccacagtttaaaaacatgcaggttgGGCTAA